From Larus michahellis chromosome 5, bLarMic1.1, whole genome shotgun sequence, the proteins below share one genomic window:
- the SAP30 gene encoding histone deacetylase complex subunit SAP30 isoform X1: MNGFAPEEVADPVAATAGNAGSAVEVPPPPPPPPPPPPPPPAAAAPAGGPGAGQLCCLREEGERCGRAAGNASFSKRIQKSISQKKVKIELDKSARHLYICDFHKNLIQSVRNRRKRKGSDDDGDSPVQDVDTPEVDLYQLQVNTLRRYKRHFKLQTRPGLNKAQLVEIIGCHFRTIPVNEKDTLTYFIYSVKNDKNKPDLKLDSGVH; this comes from the exons ATGAACGGCTTCGCCCCCGAGGAGGTGGCCGACCCCGTCGCCGCCACGGCGGGCAACGCGGGCTCGGCCGTggaggtgccgccgccgccgccgcctcctccgccacctccgccgccgcctcccgccgccgccgctccggcgggcggccccggggccggtCAGCTGTGCTGCCTCCGTGAGGAGGGCGAGCggtgcgggcgggcggccggcaaCGCCAGCTTCAGCAAGAGGATCCAGAAGAGCATCTCGCAGAAGAAGGTGAAGATCGAGCTGGACAAGAGC GCGAGACATCTCTACATCTGCGACTTTCACAAAAACTTAATTCAGAGCGtgaggaacaggaggaagaggaaaggcagcGACGACGACGGCGACTCGCCGGTACAAGACGTCGACACTCCAGAG GTTGATTTATATCAGTTACAAGTAAACACACTTCGAAGGTACAAAAGACACTTCAAGCTACAGACCAGACCGGGACTTAACAAAGCACAGCTCGTTGAA ATAATTGGCTGCCATTTTAGGACAATTCCAGTGAATGAAAAGGACACCTTAACATATTTCATCTACTCGGTGAAGAACGACAAGAACAAGCCAGACCTAAAGCTGGATAGCGGGGTTCATTAG
- the SAP30 gene encoding histone deacetylase complex subunit SAP30 isoform X2, with protein sequence MNGFAPEEVADPVAATAGNAGSAVEVPPPPPPPPPPPPPPPAAAAPAGGPGAGQLCCLREEGERCGRAAGNASFSKRIQKSISQKKARHLYICDFHKNLIQSVRNRRKRKGSDDDGDSPVQDVDTPEVDLYQLQVNTLRRYKRHFKLQTRPGLNKAQLVEIIGCHFRTIPVNEKDTLTYFIYSVKNDKNKPDLKLDSGVH encoded by the exons ATGAACGGCTTCGCCCCCGAGGAGGTGGCCGACCCCGTCGCCGCCACGGCGGGCAACGCGGGCTCGGCCGTggaggtgccgccgccgccgccgcctcctccgccacctccgccgccgcctcccgccgccgccgctccggcgggcggccccggggccggtCAGCTGTGCTGCCTCCGTGAGGAGGGCGAGCggtgcgggcgggcggccggcaaCGCCAGCTTCAGCAAGAGGATCCAGAAGAGCATCTCGCAGAAGAAG GCGAGACATCTCTACATCTGCGACTTTCACAAAAACTTAATTCAGAGCGtgaggaacaggaggaagaggaaaggcagcGACGACGACGGCGACTCGCCGGTACAAGACGTCGACACTCCAGAG GTTGATTTATATCAGTTACAAGTAAACACACTTCGAAGGTACAAAAGACACTTCAAGCTACAGACCAGACCGGGACTTAACAAAGCACAGCTCGTTGAA ATAATTGGCTGCCATTTTAGGACAATTCCAGTGAATGAAAAGGACACCTTAACATATTTCATCTACTCGGTGAAGAACGACAAGAACAAGCCAGACCTAAAGCTGGATAGCGGGGTTCATTAG